A DNA window from Pseudomonas resinovorans NBRC 106553 contains the following coding sequences:
- a CDS encoding DUF393 domain-containing protein, whose translation MADDERIKVYYNSACPVCKAGIEGQMGKTTACQVEWADVHRDNDAVIEIGENLEYVRERLHLVDEQGVKRMGMDAFIVLWRHSPGERWKARLFSLPLIHGAAQLAYKAFARLLYRWNKAKRHW comes from the coding sequence ATGGCTGACGACGAACGGATCAAGGTCTACTACAACAGCGCCTGCCCGGTGTGCAAAGCCGGTATCGAAGGCCAGATGGGCAAGACCACCGCCTGCCAGGTGGAATGGGCCGACGTCCACCGGGATAACGACGCGGTGATTGAGATCGGCGAGAACCTGGAGTACGTCCGCGAACGCCTGCACCTGGTGGACGAACAGGGCGTCAAGCGCATGGGGATGGACGCCTTCATCGTGCTCTGGCGGCACTCGCCGGGGGAACGCTGGAAAGCCCGGCTATTCTCCCTGCCGCTGATCCACGGCGCGGCGCAACTGGCCTACAAGGCCTTCGCCCGCCTCCTCTATCGCTGGAACAAGGCCAAGCGCCACTGGTGA
- a CDS encoding TIGR00730 family Rossman fold protein, which yields MSLRSVCVFCGASPGAKPIYRETAAMLGHTLAERGITLVYGGGAVGLMGTVADAALAAGGEVIGVIPQSLVDAEVGHNGLTRLEVVDGMHARKARMAELSDAFIALPGGLGTLEELFEIWTWGQLGYHNKPLGLLEVNSFYDKLTDFLDHLVEERFVRDQHRGMLQVGGHPEILLDRLEAWRPSAAPKWVDRKPH from the coding sequence ATGTCCTTGCGTTCCGTCTGCGTCTTCTGCGGCGCCAGCCCCGGCGCCAAGCCGATCTACCGTGAAACCGCGGCCATGCTGGGGCATACCCTGGCCGAGCGCGGCATCACGCTGGTCTACGGCGGCGGCGCAGTGGGCCTGATGGGCACCGTGGCCGATGCGGCCCTGGCCGCCGGCGGCGAGGTCATCGGGGTGATTCCGCAGAGCCTGGTGGACGCCGAGGTGGGCCACAACGGCCTGACTCGCCTGGAAGTGGTGGACGGCATGCACGCGCGCAAGGCGCGCATGGCCGAGCTGTCCGACGCCTTCATCGCATTGCCCGGCGGCCTCGGCACCCTGGAAGAGCTCTTCGAGATCTGGACCTGGGGCCAGTTGGGCTATCACAACAAGCCCCTGGGCCTGCTGGAAGTGAACAGTTTCTACGACAAGCTCACCGACTTCCTCGACCACCTGGTGGAAGAGCGCTTCGTCCGCGACCAGCACCGCGGCATGCTGCAGGTCGGCGGCCACCCGGAAATCCTGCTGGACCGACTGGAAGCCTGGCGCCCGAGCGCCGCCCCCAAGTGGGTCGATCGCAAGCCGCACTGA